One segment of Fuscovulum ytuae DNA contains the following:
- a CDS encoding DUF2125 domain-containing protein — protein MRALLIVVLVVSALWAGYWVVGSQAMERGVTGWFAAQDRGPLTAEQQGITVAGFPNRFDLTVTEPRLSNAETGFGWQAPFAQVFMMTWKPWHIIATLPTEQTISLPLQDLAITSANFQASAVLVPGTDLTLDRSAVAVDTLALRSSAGWDMAAATLRLGLRRAVDRANAQELALEMTTVSSSAGLSSTEDLPEQIDLIRIDSLLGLSAPLDRHMGQTAPTLQDITLREGLIRWGDMVLSASGSVTPATDGTAEGRIDLRVENWRKLVPVLVATGLIGPQQSQTVTRALEILAQQGDDPNVLPLPLTFQNGWMSLGPLPLGPAPRFY, from the coding sequence ATGCGTGCGCTTCTGATCGTCGTCCTTGTCGTCTCGGCGCTTTGGGCCGGGTATTGGGTCGTGGGCTCACAGGCGATGGAACGGGGCGTCACGGGTTGGTTTGCCGCACAAGACCGCGGCCCGCTGACCGCCGAACAGCAGGGCATCACCGTCGCGGGCTTTCCCAACCGCTTTGACCTGACCGTAACAGAACCCCGGCTTTCCAACGCCGAAACGGGCTTTGGCTGGCAGGCCCCCTTCGCGCAGGTCTTCATGATGACGTGGAAGCCGTGGCACATCATCGCCACACTGCCCACGGAACAGACCATTTCCCTGCCCTTGCAGGATCTTGCCATCACAAGCGCCAATTTTCAGGCCAGTGCCGTGCTGGTTCCCGGCACCGACCTGACGCTGGATCGCAGCGCGGTGGCTGTGGATACGCTGGCGCTGCGCTCTTCGGCCGGATGGGACATGGCCGCCGCCACCTTGCGTCTTGGCCTGCGCCGCGCCGTGGACCGCGCCAATGCGCAGGAACTGGCGCTGGAAATGACCACCGTCTCCTCCTCCGCTGGCCTGTCCTCGACCGAAGACCTGCCCGAACAGATCGACCTCATCCGCATCGACAGCCTGCTTGGCCTCTCCGCCCCGCTTGACCGCCACATGGGCCAGACCGCCCCCACGCTGCAAGACATCACCCTGCGCGAAGGGCTGATCCGCTGGGGGGATATGGTCCTCTCTGCCTCGGGCAGCGTGACCCCGGCCACCGATGGCACCGCCGAAGGCCGCATTGACCTGCGGGTGGAAAACTGGCGCAAACTTGTGCCCGTTCTTGTCGCGACAGGGTTGATCGGCCCCCAGCAATCCCAAACCGTCACCCGCGCCTTGGAAATCTTGGCACAGCAAGGCGACGACCCGAACGTTCTGCCCCTCCCCCTCACCTTCCAGAACGGATGGATGAGCCTTGGCCCCCTGCCCCTTGGCCCGGCACCGCGCTTTTACTAG
- a CDS encoding biopolymer transporter ExbB, with protein MDKQRGEVSTTFSQPIRQIVMMLLVTGLVGSGAWLIHSQVTGIFQSNPLVNGFILGVFLLGVVTCFWQVLILIQSVSWIEDFVRHVPGHDATKPPRLLAPLASLLRSRGAKMQISSSSSRSILESVATRIDEARDITRYLANLLVFLGLLGTFYGLATTVPAVVETIRSLAPQEGETGLQVFEKLMSGLESQLGGMGTAFSSSLLGLAGSLVIGLLELFAGHGQNRFYRELEEWLSSITRVSLTGSDGEGGDTAAMAAVLDQVQAQMDALQTLYTQSDITRVMVEDKIDDLARAIARLAERRDGGGGADLAAALTRIAEGQERLIAAVSGEGGGAMGSDAESRMRLRSIDVQLLKILEEMSAGREESLADLRADIAALTAAIRAMARGAPAGRG; from the coding sequence ATGGACAAGCAGCGCGGCGAAGTGTCAACGACCTTCAGCCAGCCGATCCGGCAGATCGTGATGATGCTGCTGGTAACGGGTCTGGTGGGCAGCGGGGCATGGCTGATCCACAGTCAGGTGACGGGGATCTTCCAATCGAACCCCTTGGTGAACGGGTTTATCCTTGGGGTGTTCCTGCTGGGGGTGGTGACCTGTTTCTGGCAGGTGCTGATCCTGATCCAATCCGTAAGCTGGATCGAGGATTTCGTCCGCCACGTTCCCGGCCATGACGCGACGAAACCGCCGCGATTGCTGGCGCCTTTGGCGTCGCTTTTGCGATCGCGGGGGGCGAAGATGCAAATCTCGTCCTCTTCTTCCCGGTCGATCCTTGAATCGGTCGCGACGCGGATCGACGAGGCCCGGGATATCACGCGCTATTTGGCCAACCTTCTGGTTTTCCTTGGTCTTTTGGGGACGTTTTACGGTCTGGCCACCACGGTGCCTGCGGTTGTGGAAACCATCCGTTCCCTTGCCCCGCAAGAGGGGGAGACGGGGCTTCAGGTTTTTGAAAAGCTGATGTCGGGGTTGGAAAGCCAGTTGGGCGGGATGGGGACGGCGTTTTCCTCATCGCTGTTGGGTTTGGCGGGATCGCTGGTGATCGGGCTTTTGGAACTTTTCGCCGGGCATGGGCAGAACCGATTTTACCGAGAGTTGGAGGAATGGCTGTCCTCCATCACCCGCGTCAGCCTGACGGGCAGCGATGGCGAGGGGGGCGATACGGCCGCCATGGCGGCGGTGCTGGATCAGGTGCAGGCGCAGATGGATGCGCTGCAAACGCTGTATACCCAATCCGATATCACGCGGGTGATGGTCGAGGATAAGATCGACGATCTTGCCCGCGCCATCGCGCGGTTGGCCGAACGGCGGGATGGCGGTGGCGGGGCCGATCTGGCCGCCGCCTTGACGCGGATTGCCGAGGGGCAGGAACGGCTGATCGCCGCCGTATCGGGCGAGGGGGGCGGGGCCATGGGGTCGGATGCCGAAAGCCGGATGCGCTTGCGGTCGATCGATGTGCAACTGTTGAAAATCCTTGAGGAAATGTCGGCGGGGCGCGAAGAGTCCTTGGCCGATCTGCGGGCCGATATCGCGGCCTTGACGGCGGCGATCCGGGCCATGGCGCGCGGCGCGCCAGCAGGGCGGGGCTGA
- a CDS encoding peptidoglycan -binding protein, which translates to MTMALRSRRDSSIIWPGFVDAVTTLLMVMMFVLTIFTVMQVVLRETITTQSNELDSLTDQIAQLADALGLERQRAAGLEAEVGNLTASLTAAQAEGERQAALITTLTGQLATAEGALADAQGRIASFEAQVASLLAERDAARGQVTELTASVEALEDAQKRLISEQEALQLALAKARDEVDANAEAARLMAARRAAVEALITSLRSRAEGAEARLSEEEAGRLVDAAALEELREKLKGADDELAAMTLALEEQRRRAEETLTLLAAAETEAAKAVEGQTERDAVLAAAERALSEEQAKSLDAQRKVALLNEQIGALRSQLAQLQAVLDESAARDEAAQVQLQSLGTQLNAALAQVAAEQRRRAELEAAEAARLAAENADLARYRSEFFGKLSELLEGREGVRVVGDRFLFSSEVLFQPGAAELAPEGQAQIAGVVEILNEIRGDIPPEIDWIIRVDGHTDNVPLSGLGEFADNWELSQARALSVVRFMQESLGFPPERLAATGFGEYRPVAAGDDELARAQNRRIELKLTER; encoded by the coding sequence CTGACCATGGCGCTACGGTCCCGGCGCGATTCATCAATCATCTGGCCCGGCTTCGTGGATGCGGTCACGACGCTGTTGATGGTGATGATGTTCGTGCTGACGATCTTCACCGTGATGCAGGTCGTGCTGCGCGAGACGATCACCACCCAATCGAACGAGTTGGACAGCCTGACCGACCAGATCGCGCAATTGGCTGATGCGCTGGGCCTTGAACGGCAGCGGGCGGCGGGGCTGGAGGCAGAGGTGGGCAACCTGACCGCATCGCTGACGGCGGCGCAGGCGGAAGGGGAGCGGCAGGCGGCGCTGATCACCACGCTGACGGGGCAGTTGGCGACGGCTGAGGGCGCGCTGGCCGATGCGCAGGGACGGATCGCGTCATTCGAGGCGCAGGTGGCGTCGCTGCTGGCAGAGCGCGACGCGGCGCGGGGGCAGGTGACGGAGCTGACGGCATCGGTCGAAGCCCTTGAAGATGCACAGAAAAGGCTGATCTCCGAGCAGGAGGCGCTGCAACTGGCGCTGGCGAAGGCGCGGGACGAGGTGGATGCCAATGCGGAAGCCGCACGCTTGATGGCGGCGCGGCGGGCGGCGGTGGAGGCGTTGATCACGTCACTGCGCAGCCGGGCCGAGGGGGCAGAGGCGCGGCTGTCGGAGGAAGAGGCCGGGCGTCTGGTGGATGCGGCGGCGCTGGAGGAGTTGCGGGAAAAGCTGAAGGGGGCGGATGACGAATTGGCCGCGATGACCCTTGCGCTGGAGGAGCAGAGGCGGCGGGCGGAAGAGACCTTGACCCTGCTTGCCGCGGCCGAGACCGAGGCGGCGAAAGCCGTGGAAGGGCAAACGGAACGCGATGCGGTCCTGGCGGCGGCGGAACGCGCGCTCAGCGAGGAACAGGCCAAGTCCTTGGACGCGCAGAGGAAAGTGGCGCTGCTGAATGAACAGATCGGGGCGCTGCGGTCGCAATTGGCGCAGTTGCAGGCGGTGCTGGATGAGAGTGCCGCGCGAGATGAGGCGGCGCAGGTGCAGTTGCAATCGCTGGGCACGCAGTTGAACGCGGCATTGGCGCAGGTGGCGGCGGAACAGCGGCGGCGGGCCGAGTTGGAGGCGGCAGAGGCGGCACGGTTGGCCGCAGAAAATGCCGATCTGGCGCGGTATCGGTCTGAATTCTTTGGAAAACTGTCCGAGCTTTTGGAGGGGCGCGAGGGCGTTCGGGTGGTGGGAGATCGGTTCCTGTTTTCATCCGAGGTGCTGTTCCAACCGGGGGCGGCGGAATTGGCGCCCGAAGGGCAGGCGCAGATTGCCGGGGTGGTGGAAATCTTGAACGAAATCAGGGGGGATATCCCGCCCGAGATCGACTGGATCATCCGTGTGGACGGCCATACCGACAATGTGCCGCTGTCGGGTCTGGGCGAGTTTGCGGACAATTGGGAATTGTCGCAGGCCCGCGCGCTGTCGGTTGTGCGGTTCATGCAGGAAAGCCTTGGCTTTCCGCCAGAGCGGCTTGCGGCGACGGGGTTCGGGGAATACCGCCCCGTGGCGGCCGGGGATGACGAGCTTGCCCGCGCGCAGAACCGGCGGATCGAATTGAAGCTGACCGAGCGTTGA
- a CDS encoding prephenate/arogenate dehydrogenase family protein: protein MAMIYERVALIGLGLIASSMAHAMKAKGLAGEIVGYARSAETRAAALEIGFCDRVEPSAAKAVAGADLVVLAVPVGAMGAIAEEIGPHLAPGATVTDVGSVKQAVIAAVAPHMPEGVHFIAGHPIAGTEHSGPHSGFATLFQNRWWLLTPEGADVGAVARLRALYEGFGAKVDEMDAAHHDLVLAVTSHTPHLIAYTMVGVADDLSRVTDSEVINYSAAGFRDFTRIAASDPTMWRDVFLTNKEATLDILGRFTEELFALQRAIRLGDGDHLHAYFTRTRAIRRGIIEAGQDTAAPDFGRVALAAPKGG from the coding sequence ATGGCGATGATCTACGAACGGGTTGCGCTGATCGGGCTGGGGCTGATTGCTTCGTCCATGGCGCATGCGATGAAGGCCAAGGGTTTGGCGGGCGAGATCGTGGGTTACGCGCGCAGTGCGGAGACGCGGGCGGCGGCGCTGGAGATCGGGTTCTGTGACCGGGTGGAACCTTCGGCGGCCAAGGCTGTGGCGGGGGCCGATCTGGTGGTGCTGGCCGTTCCGGTGGGCGCGATGGGGGCGATTGCCGAAGAGATCGGGCCGCATCTCGCACCGGGTGCCACGGTCACGGATGTGGGGTCGGTGAAGCAGGCGGTGATTGCCGCCGTGGCCCCGCATATGCCAGAGGGCGTGCATTTCATCGCGGGTCACCCCATCGCGGGGACGGAACATTCCGGGCCGCATTCGGGCTTTGCCACGCTGTTTCAGAACCGCTGGTGGCTGCTGACGCCAGAGGGTGCGGATGTGGGAGCGGTGGCGCGGCTGCGCGCGCTTTATGAAGGGTTCGGGGCAAAGGTGGATGAGATGGATGCCGCCCATCACGACCTTGTGCTGGCGGTGACCTCTCACACCCCGCACCTGATTGCCTATACGATGGTGGGCGTTGCCGATGACCTGAGCCGGGTGACGGACAGCGAGGTGATCAACTATTCCGCTGCGGGCTTCCGGGATTTCACCCGGATCGCGGCATCGGACCCAACGATGTGGCGGGACGTGTTCCTGACCAACAAGGAGGCGACGCTGGATATCCTTGGCCGCTTTACCGAAGAATTGTTCGCGCTGCAGCGGGCGATCCGGCTGGGCGATGGGGACCATCTGCATGCCTATTTCACCCGCACGCGCGCCATAAGGCGCGGGATTATCGAGGCGGGGCAGGATACGGCGGCACCCGATTTCGGGCGCGTGGCGCTGGCCGCGCCAAAAGGCGGCTGA
- a CDS encoding gamma-glutamylcyclotransferase — MADALWVFGYGSLIWDPGFPVAERAVARLDGWHRSFCMRSIHHRGSVEAPGLVLALDRAAGAHCDGVAFRVAEGHEAATLAALRERELVSSAYLEVTLPVLLAGGAEVAALAYVIDPDHVQYCGGLPLEEQAQIIARATGGRGPNRDYLWSTAAHLAELGIGDEDLDWLAGRVRDIVTMTQH; from the coding sequence ATGGCGGATGCGCTTTGGGTCTTCGGCTATGGATCGCTGATCTGGGATCCGGGGTTCCCGGTGGCGGAACGCGCGGTGGCGCGGTTGGACGGGTGGCATCGTTCTTTTTGCATGCGGTCGATCCATCACCGCGGGAGTGTAGAGGCACCGGGGCTGGTGCTGGCGCTGGACCGGGCGGCGGGCGCGCATTGCGACGGCGTGGCCTTCCGGGTGGCCGAGGGGCATGAAGCGGCGACGCTGGCCGCGCTGCGCGAGCGGGAATTGGTGTCGTCGGCCTATCTGGAGGTGACGCTGCCTGTCTTACTGGCGGGTGGGGCCGAGGTGGCCGCGTTGGCCTATGTGATCGACCCGGATCACGTGCAGTATTGCGGCGGGCTGCCCCTAGAGGAACAGGCGCAGATCATCGCGCGGGCCACGGGCGGGCGGGGGCCGAACCGGGATTACCTGTGGTCCACCGCCGCGCATCTGGCCGAACTTGGCATCGGGGATGAGGATCTGGACTGGTTGGCGGGCCGGGTCCGTGACATCGTGACGATGACGCAACACTGA
- the clpA gene encoding ATP-dependent Clp protease ATP-binding subunit ClpA, translating into MPSFSTTLEQAIHGALALANARRHELATLEHLLLALIDEPDAARVMKACSVNLDELRKTLIDFIDDDLSTLVTDVEGSEAVPTAAFQRVIQRAAIHVQSSGRNEVTGANVLVAIFAERESNAAYFLQEQDMTRYDAVNFIAHGVAKDPSYGESRPVSGADEERQETPKAEAGEAKESALSKYCVDLNVKAIKGDVDPLIGREAEVERAIQVLCRRRKNNPLLVGDPGVGKTAIAEGLAWKIVKKEVPEVLSGATIYSLDMGALLAGTRYRGDFEERLKAVVKEMEDHPDGILFIDEIHTVIGAGATSGGAMDASNLLKPALQGGKLRTMGSTTYKEFRQHFEKDRALSRRFQKIDVNEPTVPDAIKILMGLKPHFEEHHDLRYTADAIKAAVELAHRYINDRKLPDSAIDVIDEAGAAQHLLPESKRRKTLGTKEIEAVVAKIARIPPKNVSKDDAETLRDLEKTLKRVVFGQDKAVEALCASIKLARAGLREPEKPIGNYLFAGPTGVGKTEVAKQLASSLGVELLRFDMSEYMEKHAVSRLIGAPPGYVGFDQGGMLTDGVDQHPHCVLLLDEMEKAHPDVYNILLQVMDHGKLTDHNGRQVDFRNVILIMTSNAGASEQAKAAIGFGRDRRTGEDTAAIERTFTPEFRNRLDAVISFAPLGKEIILQVVEKFVLQLEAQLMDRGVHIELTPEAAQWLGDKGYDDKMGARPLGRVIQEHIKKPLAEELLFGKLTKGGLVRVAVKDDAIDLQVQEPQKPRLTGQKPPLLTAE; encoded by the coding sequence GTGCCATCGTTTTCCACCACCCTTGAACAGGCCATCCACGGCGCCCTGGCCCTCGCCAATGCCCGCCGCCACGAATTGGCGACGCTTGAACATTTGCTGCTCGCGCTGATCGATGAACCCGATGCCGCGCGCGTCATGAAAGCCTGCTCGGTCAACCTTGACGAATTGCGCAAGACGCTGATCGATTTCATCGACGACGACCTCTCCACCCTTGTGACGGATGTCGAAGGGTCCGAGGCTGTGCCCACCGCCGCCTTCCAACGTGTCATCCAGCGCGCGGCGATCCATGTGCAATCGTCGGGCCGGAATGAGGTGACGGGGGCCAATGTCCTTGTCGCCATCTTCGCGGAACGGGAATCCAACGCCGCCTATTTCCTGCAAGAACAGGACATGACGCGCTACGACGCCGTCAACTTCATCGCCCATGGCGTCGCCAAGGACCCGTCCTATGGCGAAAGCCGCCCGGTGTCCGGTGCCGATGAAGAACGTCAGGAAACCCCCAAGGCCGAGGCGGGCGAGGCGAAGGAAAGCGCCCTCTCCAAATATTGCGTCGATCTGAACGTGAAGGCCATCAAGGGCGACGTTGACCCCCTCATCGGCCGCGAGGCCGAGGTGGAGCGTGCGATCCAAGTCCTCTGCCGCCGCCGCAAGAACAACCCCCTCCTCGTCGGTGATCCCGGCGTGGGCAAGACGGCCATCGCCGAAGGTCTTGCCTGGAAGATCGTCAAGAAAGAGGTGCCAGAGGTTCTGTCAGGCGCCACGATCTATAGCCTCGACATGGGGGCTCTGCTTGCTGGCACCCGCTATCGCGGCGATTTCGAAGAACGCCTGAAGGCCGTTGTGAAAGAGATGGAGGATCACCCCGACGGCATCCTCTTCATCGACGAAATTCACACCGTCATTGGTGCCGGTGCCACGTCGGGCGGTGCCATGGATGCCTCCAACCTCCTGAAGCCCGCGCTTCAGGGTGGCAAGCTGCGCACCATGGGTTCCACCACCTACAAGGAATTCCGTCAGCACTTCGAAAAGGACCGCGCCCTGTCGCGGCGCTTCCAGAAGATCGACGTGAACGAACCCACCGTGCCGGATGCGATCAAGATCCTGATGGGCCTCAAACCGCATTTCGAGGAACACCACGACCTGCGCTACACCGCCGACGCCATCAAGGCAGCGGTGGAACTGGCGCATCGCTACATCAACGACCGCAAGCTGCCCGACAGCGCCATCGACGTGATCGACGAGGCAGGGGCGGCCCAGCACCTCTTGCCGGAAAGCAAGCGGCGCAAGACGCTGGGGACGAAAGAGATCGAGGCGGTGGTCGCGAAAATCGCCCGCATCCCCCCGAAGAACGTCTCCAAGGACGATGCAGAAACCCTGCGCGATCTGGAAAAGACGCTCAAGCGCGTGGTCTTCGGTCAGGACAAGGCGGTAGAGGCTCTCTGCGCCTCGATCAAACTCGCCCGCGCTGGCCTGCGCGAACCCGAAAAGCCCATCGGCAACTACCTTTTTGCCGGGCCGACGGGTGTGGGCAAAACCGAGGTGGCCAAGCAACTGGCAAGCTCGCTGGGCGTGGAACTCCTGCGTTTCGACATGTCGGAATACATGGAGAAACATGCCGTTTCCCGCCTGATCGGCGCACCTCCGGGCTATGTCGGCTTTGATCAGGGCGGCATGCTCACCGATGGCGTGGACCAGCACCCGCATTGCGTGCTCCTGCTCGATGAAATGGAAAAGGCGCACCCGGATGTCTACAACATCCTGTTGCAGGTGATGGACCACGGCAAGCTGACCGATCACAACGGTCGGCAGGTCGATTTCCGCAACGTGATCCTGATCATGACCTCGAATGCAGGCGCCTCCGAACAGGCCAAGGCCGCCATCGGCTTTGGCCGCGACCGTCGGACGGGCGAAGACACCGCCGCCATCGAACGCACCTTCACGCCGGAATTCCGCAACCGTCTGGATGCGGTCATCTCCTTCGCGCCCTTGGGCAAGGAGATCATCCTTCAGGTGGTCGAGAAATTCGTCCTCCAGCTTGAAGCACAGCTCATGGATCGTGGGGTCCATATCGAACTCACGCCCGAGGCTGCCCAATGGCTGGGCGACAAGGGCTATGATGACAAGATGGGCGCGCGTCCCCTTGGCCGCGTGATCCAGGAACACATCAAGAAGCCGCTGGCCGAAGAACTTCTCTTTGGCAAGCTCACGAAAGGCGGTCTGGTCCGCGTGGCGGTCAAGGACGATGCGATCGACCTGCAAGTGCAGGAACCGCAAAAGCCCCGCCTCACCGGCCAGAAACCGCCGCTTCTTACCGCGGAATGA
- a CDS encoding M23 family metallopeptidase, whose amino-acid sequence MIRSAAALTLALATSAGAFELGLPIACTLGEDCHIQNHFDRDPGPGMADLACGHLTYNGHDGTDFALDDLAAMQAGVPVLASAPGRVTGVRDGMADIAISDPAAPPLEGRDCGNGVVIDHGNGWQTQYCHLKRGSIAVRSGDQVDTGAQLGLVGLSGNTEFPHVHIAVRKDGVALDPFAPDAATPACGAPIDGQLWATPIAYDPFGFTGAGFATAVPEWQAIKDGLPSPATLPTDTPALVFWATYFGPKQGDTLTLTITGPGGEVFRQDVAIDRTQAVAFRAGGKRTPPGGWPAGDYRGEAVLTRNGAELGRQSATLTLQ is encoded by the coding sequence ATGATCCGCTCTGCGGCAGCACTGACATTGGCCCTCGCCACCTCGGCGGGGGCCTTTGAATTGGGCCTGCCCATCGCCTGCACCTTGGGCGAGGATTGCCATATCCAGAACCATTTCGACCGCGACCCCGGCCCCGGCATGGCCGATCTGGCCTGCGGCCATCTCACCTATAACGGCCACGACGGCACCGATTTCGCGCTGGACGATCTGGCCGCGATGCAGGCGGGCGTCCCAGTCCTTGCCTCTGCCCCCGGCAGGGTGACGGGCGTCCGTGACGGGATGGCGGATATCGCCATCTCCGACCCCGCCGCCCCACCGCTTGAGGGGCGCGATTGCGGCAATGGCGTTGTGATCGACCACGGCAATGGCTGGCAAACCCAATATTGCCACCTCAAACGTGGCTCCATCGCCGTGCGCAGTGGCGATCAGGTGGACACTGGCGCCCAACTCGGCCTTGTGGGCCTGTCGGGCAATACCGAATTCCCGCATGTCCATATCGCTGTCCGCAAGGATGGCGTGGCGCTTGATCCTTTCGCACCCGATGCCGCCACTCCGGCCTGCGGTGCGCCCATCGATGGCCAGCTCTGGGCCACCCCCATCGCCTATGATCCCTTCGGTTTCACCGGCGCAGGCTTTGCCACCGCCGTCCCCGAATGGCAGGCCATCAAGGACGGCCTGCCCAGCCCTGCCACGCTGCCGACCGACACCCCCGCCCTCGTCTTCTGGGCCACCTATTTCGGCCCGAAACAGGGCGATACCCTCACCCTCACCATCACCGGCCCGGGGGGAGAGGTCTTTCGCCAAGACGTCGCCATCGACCGCACGCAGGCCGTGGCCTTCCGCGCGGGCGGCAAACGCACGCCCCCCGGCGGCTGGCCTGCGGGTGATTACCGGGGCGAGGCTGTCTTGACCCGCAATGGCGCGGAACTCGGCCGCCAATCGGCAACCCTGACGCTGCAATAG
- the hisC gene encoding histidinol-phosphate transaminase: MTDAIRPQPGILDIALYEGGKAHVAGMTNVVKLSSNENPFGPSDRAKEAFQRSVHSLHRYPSTDHASLREAIAEVHGLDAGRVICGVGSDEIITFLCQAYAGPKDEVVFTEHGFLMYRISALAVGATPVEVQERERTTDVDAILAACNRRTKLVFIANPNNPTGTMISNAEIARLADGLPRQAILVLDGAYAEYVEGYDGGLSILEARSNVFMTRTFSKIYGLGGLRIGWGYGPRAIVDVLNRIRGPFNLSSTQLETAEAAVRDQDFVNRCRAENARMRHWLSEALAELGVPSDTSMANFVLARFASEEEAVACDAFLQQQGLIVRRVAGYKLPHCLRITVGDEASCRRVAHAVAQFKGVK; encoded by the coding sequence ATGACCGACGCCATCCGACCGCAGCCCGGTATCCTTGACATCGCGCTTTACGAGGGCGGGAAGGCGCATGTCGCGGGCATGACCAATGTGGTCAAGCTTTCGTCGAACGAGAATCCGTTCGGCCCGTCTGACCGCGCGAAAGAGGCGTTTCAGCGCAGCGTGCATTCCCTGCACCGCTACCCGTCGACCGACCATGCGTCCCTGCGCGAGGCGATTGCCGAGGTGCATGGGTTGGATGCGGGCCGCGTGATCTGCGGTGTGGGGTCGGATGAGATCATCACCTTTCTGTGCCAAGCCTATGCTGGACCCAAGGATGAGGTCGTGTTCACCGAACACGGGTTCCTGATGTATCGCATCAGCGCGCTGGCCGTCGGGGCGACCCCGGTCGAGGTGCAAGAGCGCGAGCGGACCACGGATGTGGATGCCATCCTTGCCGCCTGCAATCGGCGCACGAAGCTTGTCTTTATTGCAAATCCGAACAATCCGACGGGGACGATGATTTCGAATGCCGAAATCGCGCGTCTGGCGGATGGGTTGCCGCGTCAGGCCATTCTGGTGCTGGATGGGGCCTATGCGGAATATGTCGAAGGCTATGATGGCGGGCTGTCGATCCTTGAGGCGCGTTCCAACGTCTTTATGACGCGGACCTTTTCCAAGATTTACGGTCTTGGCGGGTTGCGGATCGGTTGGGGCTATGGGCCGCGCGCGATTGTCGATGTGCTGAACCGTATCCGGGGGCCGTTCAACCTGTCTTCCACCCAGTTGGAGACGGCCGAGGCGGCGGTGCGTGATCAGGATTTCGTCAACCGCTGTCGGGCCGAGAATGCCCGGATGCGGCATTGGCTGTCCGAGGCGCTGGCGGAATTGGGCGTGCCATCGGATACGTCGATGGCGAATTTCGTGCTGGCGCGGTTCGCGAGCGAGGAAGAGGCCGTGGCCTGCGATGCCTTCCTTCAGCAGCAGGGGCTGATCGTGCGGCGGGTCGCGGGATACAAGCTGCCGCATTGCCTGCGGATCACGGTGGGGGATGAGGCATCCTGTCGTCGGGTCGCGCATGCCGTGGCGCAGTTCAAGGGCGTCAAGTGA
- a CDS encoding extensin family protein — protein MRFGVVGALCLWSVFVLMAGGAVAQEMSTSPRPLPRPGVEAALAVQPAPVIGGFTSLRPRPRPWGAVAAAPVTAAPMTQALPPQPSALVAQIPVVRPRPRPEGFGRTVAQAASAPPPVVEQERERRGGLLGGLFGRRDREERAERGQSGDGFVCGDRDIRGEELARITSNVRGCGVDDPVRVTMVDGVRLTTPATIDCPTARALKDWINEGVRPAFGRQEVVELRVAASYICRPRNNIRGAKISEHGRGKAIDISGFILSNGRELSVKGDYNRQMRRAHRAACGIFGTTLGPGSDGYHEDHLHFDTASHRGGPYCR, from the coding sequence ATGCGGTTCGGTGTGGTTGGTGCCTTGTGTCTGTGGTCTGTCTTCGTCCTGATGGCGGGGGGGGCTGTTGCGCAGGAGATGTCGACCTCACCCCGCCCCTTGCCGCGCCCCGGTGTCGAGGCGGCCCTTGCCGTGCAGCCTGCGCCCGTGATCGGAGGATTTACGTCGCTGCGCCCGCGTCCGCGCCCTTGGGGGGCGGTGGCTGCGGCCCCCGTCACCGCAGCGCCGATGACGCAAGCCCTGCCCCCGCAGCCTTCGGCGCTTGTGGCACAGATTCCGGTGGTGCGGCCAAGACCGCGCCCTGAAGGATTTGGCCGTACCGTGGCGCAGGCGGCATCAGCCCCGCCCCCCGTGGTGGAACAGGAGAGAGAGCGGCGCGGCGGTCTGCTGGGTGGTCTTTTTGGGCGGCGCGACCGCGAAGAGCGGGCCGAGCGCGGGCAATCCGGTGACGGTTTCGTTTGTGGGGATCGCGACATCCGGGGCGAGGAGCTGGCGCGGATCACGTCCAATGTGCGGGGCTGCGGGGTGGATGACCCCGTGCGCGTGACCATGGTGGATGGCGTGCGCCTTACAACACCCGCCACCATCGACTGCCCCACGGCGCGGGCCTTGAAGGATTGGATCAACGAAGGGGTGCGCCCCGCTTTCGGGCGGCAGGAAGTGGTGGAGCTGCGCGTGGCCGCGAGTTACATCTGCCGGCCTCGGAACAATATCCGGGGCGCGAAGATCAGCGAACATGGGCGCGGCAAGGCGATCGACATTTCGGGCTTCATCCTGTCGAACGGACGCGAGCTATCGGTCAAGGGCGACTACAATCGGCAGATGCGCCGCGCGCATCGTGCCGCTTGCGGCATCTTCGGCACAACGCTGGGGCCGGGATCGGATGGCTATCACGAGGACCATCTGCATTTCGACACGGCCAGCCATCGCGGCGGGCCCTATTGCCGCTAG